In one Desulfatiglans anilini DSM 4660 genomic region, the following are encoded:
- a CDS encoding multiheme c-type cytochrome, producing the protein MHPILTAAAMVILLAGGAAAEAGPSGDTQACLECHKHLHPGIVAEWHKSRHGGTTPASAVVKTVIERRVSSGDIPETLAGVSVGCAECHTMRSDAHPDAFDHNGYKVHTVVTPGDCAVCHAKEVEQYGGNLMAHAYGNLVENPVYRDLMDNINAVSVIEGDGMKMNPPSAETHADSCLFCHGTKVTVAGKRTVASDFGDVEVPVLSGWPNQGVGRINPDGTKGACSACHTRHQFSIAMARKPHTCAECHKGPDVPAYAVYQVSKHGGIYAAKQGDWDFEAVPWTVGKDLTGPTCATCHVSLLTGPEGEVLAERTHRMNDRLPHRIFGLIYSHPHPISADTTTIRNAAGLPLPTELTGEPAAAFLISKQEQGLRLAKMQKTCLGCHSSGWVTGHFNRLEESLKTTDAMTLAATNVLLSAWKKGLAKGLDKGDSPFNESIEKMWVEQWLFYANSTRFASAMAGADYGAFANGRWYLSKNLRDMFERVEAVPEAAP; encoded by the coding sequence ATGCACCCGATCCTGACAGCAGCGGCCATGGTCATCCTGCTTGCCGGAGGGGCGGCGGCCGAAGCCGGCCCGAGCGGCGACACGCAGGCGTGTCTCGAGTGCCACAAGCATCTGCACCCGGGAATTGTCGCCGAATGGCATAAAAGCAGGCATGGGGGGACGACCCCCGCTTCGGCGGTTGTCAAAACGGTGATCGAGAGGCGGGTTTCCTCCGGAGATATCCCGGAAACCCTGGCCGGTGTTTCGGTCGGTTGCGCGGAGTGCCACACGATGCGATCGGATGCGCATCCGGACGCCTTCGATCACAACGGTTACAAGGTGCATACCGTTGTAACCCCTGGAGACTGCGCCGTCTGCCACGCGAAGGAGGTGGAGCAGTATGGCGGGAATCTGATGGCGCATGCTTATGGAAACCTGGTCGAAAACCCGGTGTACCGGGATTTGATGGACAACATCAACGCTGTCTCCGTGATCGAGGGGGACGGCATGAAGATGAACCCACCTTCCGCAGAGACTCATGCCGATTCCTGCCTTTTCTGCCACGGAACCAAAGTGACCGTGGCGGGCAAACGGACCGTCGCTTCGGATTTCGGGGACGTGGAGGTGCCGGTTCTTTCGGGCTGGCCCAATCAGGGTGTCGGCCGGATCAACCCGGATGGAACGAAGGGCGCGTGCAGTGCATGCCACACCCGCCATCAGTTTTCCATAGCCATGGCCCGGAAACCCCACACCTGCGCGGAGTGCCACAAAGGCCCGGATGTGCCCGCCTATGCAGTTTATCAGGTCAGCAAGCACGGGGGGATCTATGCGGCGAAACAGGGGGATTGGGACTTTGAAGCCGTGCCCTGGACCGTCGGCAAAGACCTGACAGGGCCCACCTGTGCCACCTGTCACGTCAGCCTGCTGACCGGTCCGGAAGGCGAGGTGCTGGCCGAGCGGACGCACCGCATGAACGATCGGCTGCCGCATCGGATCTTCGGCCTCATCTATTCCCACCCGCATCCCATCAGCGCGGACACAACCACCATACGCAATGCCGCCGGGCTGCCGCTGCCGACGGAGCTCACGGGAGAGCCGGCGGCGGCCTTCCTGATATCGAAGCAGGAACAGGGCCTGCGGCTCGCGAAGATGCAGAAGACCTGCCTCGGCTGCCATTCGAGCGGTTGGGTCACCGGTCATTTCAATCGCTTGGAAGAAAGCCTGAAGACGACGGATGCCATGACCCTCGCGGCTACCAACGTTCTCCTGTCGGCTTGGAAAAAGGGGCTGGCCAAAGGGTTGGACAAGGGTGACAGCCCCTTCAACGAGTCGATCGAAAAGATGTGGGTGGAACAATGGCTGTTTTACGCCAACTCGACCCGGTTCGCTTCGGCCATGGCGGGAGCGGACTACGGGGCCTTCGCGAATGGAAGGTGGTATCTATCGAAGAACCTCCGGGATATGTTCGAACGGGTGGAGGCTGTTCCCGAAGCTGCCCCTTGA
- a CDS encoding M16 family metallopeptidase: MRALQRLGTCVLAMVILLAGSAALQAASVVDGVKRVRLENGLTVLLKEVQDAAVSSVQVWVDAGSADETEAEAGITHFIEHMIFKGTPSRPAGEIARTIEAAGGSINAYTSLDRTVYFAEIPAPETATALDVLLDAVQFSLFDEEEIAREKEVVLEEYRRMEDIPERRLGREMMALCYEKHPYGRPVIGTMDSIRSFDRTGILGYMDKWYTPENMLLVVVGAFDGQAILDRIRSQTNRFPERRGAKKALRLAEPPQEKTRTLLMQEKVGQVYMEMAWHIPPLLHQDIPALDLLGAILGDGKTSRLHSQLRIDERLVNSISAGAYSLKDPGLFFISSELSSEHLGKVLGIIGEEAALLGKEPVDPPELQRAINQVEADFLFAMESVSGQARTLGFFEMLGGGYRRVETYLSDLRAVGPAEVQRVAARYLRPQNLSIGILLPSEAPFEVGTDEIAAFFEPALDREAAEKGEAVSNPVSMRVFPNGMRVIVKENHDLPLFSATGVFMGGSRLEPPDKAGLSKFTARMLTRGTRNRTMKEIASTLDGWAGQLEGFSGRNSFGLSGRFLSKELYPAMLLFSECLLQPVFPGEEIEKVREDMLAAVRAKEDRPTAQLFDLLQATLYRHHPYGKPETGTAESVAGIGREHLLDWYKRMAFPSGLVIAVVGDVYAEDLFSFLETLFSSFTAAPDGLPEVSGEPALLEPRRAHLERPGSQTHLAVGYLGVSMKDPANAPMALVDGILSGMGGRLFRELRDKESLAYSVTAFRRPGLETGLFAVYLACDPAKTVTAKEMIFNELAKLRDAGVSEEELAASKRYLLGQIAIGRETNGSQAMQMSLDELYGLGYDHQDRFIEAIGAVATVDIQRAVQAVFRPEGCVVVSVGPGAGEP, encoded by the coding sequence TTGAGAGCTTTGCAAAGACTAGGTACGTGTGTTCTGGCCATGGTGATCCTGCTGGCGGGTTCTGCCGCTTTGCAGGCCGCCTCGGTGGTCGATGGCGTCAAGCGCGTCCGGCTCGAAAACGGTTTGACCGTGCTTCTGAAGGAAGTTCAGGACGCTGCGGTTTCCTCCGTCCAGGTCTGGGTCGATGCAGGCAGCGCTGACGAGACGGAGGCCGAGGCCGGAATCACTCATTTTATCGAGCACATGATCTTCAAAGGGACGCCCAGCCGGCCCGCCGGGGAGATCGCCCGCACCATCGAGGCTGCAGGCGGCAGCATCAATGCCTATACCAGCCTGGACCGGACGGTCTATTTTGCGGAGATACCGGCTCCCGAAACCGCCACGGCCTTAGACGTCCTGCTGGATGCGGTGCAGTTCTCCCTTTTCGACGAGGAGGAAATCGCCCGGGAAAAGGAGGTGGTTCTCGAAGAGTACCGGCGCATGGAAGACATCCCGGAAAGGCGGCTCGGTCGCGAGATGATGGCTCTCTGTTACGAAAAGCATCCTTACGGGCGCCCGGTGATCGGCACCATGGACTCCATCCGCAGCTTCGACCGTACAGGCATCCTGGGATATATGGATAAATGGTACACGCCCGAAAACATGCTTCTGGTCGTGGTCGGAGCTTTCGATGGGCAAGCGATCCTCGATAGGATCCGGTCGCAGACGAACCGCTTCCCTGAGAGACGGGGAGCAAAGAAAGCCCTGCGGCTTGCAGAGCCGCCTCAAGAGAAAACCAGGACGCTCTTGATGCAGGAAAAGGTCGGACAGGTCTACATGGAGATGGCCTGGCACATCCCTCCCCTTCTGCATCAGGATATCCCCGCGCTGGATCTGCTGGGGGCGATCCTGGGCGACGGGAAGACCTCGAGGCTTCACTCGCAGTTGCGCATCGACGAGCGTCTGGTGAACTCCATTTCCGCCGGGGCCTATTCCTTGAAGGATCCCGGTCTCTTTTTCATCAGTTCCGAGTTGAGTTCGGAGCATCTCGGCAAGGTTCTGGGGATCATCGGGGAGGAGGCCGCGCTGCTCGGGAAGGAACCGGTGGACCCGCCGGAGTTGCAGCGGGCAATCAACCAGGTGGAGGCGGATTTTCTCTTCGCGATGGAAAGTGTTTCCGGACAGGCCCGGACCTTGGGGTTTTTCGAGATGCTGGGAGGCGGGTACCGGAGAGTGGAGACCTATCTGTCCGACCTGCGGGCGGTCGGTCCGGCGGAGGTCCAACGGGTCGCCGCCCGGTATCTCCGTCCGCAAAATCTGTCGATAGGGATCCTGCTGCCCTCGGAGGCGCCCTTTGAGGTCGGCACCGACGAGATCGCGGCCTTCTTCGAGCCCGCTTTGGACCGGGAGGCCGCCGAAAAAGGCGAAGCGGTTTCGAACCCGGTTTCCATGAGGGTTTTTCCGAACGGCATGCGGGTGATCGTCAAGGAGAATCACGATCTGCCCCTATTTTCCGCCACCGGTGTGTTCATGGGCGGGTCGCGGCTCGAACCGCCGGATAAAGCCGGGCTGTCCAAGTTCACCGCCCGTATGTTGACCCGCGGGACCAGGAACCGGACCATGAAGGAGATCGCGTCCACCCTGGACGGATGGGCCGGACAGCTCGAAGGCTTTTCCGGCCGGAACAGTTTCGGCTTGAGCGGCCGGTTTCTCAGCAAAGAGCTTTATCCCGCCATGCTGCTGTTCTCGGAGTGCCTTCTCCAGCCGGTCTTTCCGGGGGAGGAGATCGAAAAGGTGCGGGAGGACATGCTGGCGGCGGTTCGCGCCAAAGAGGACCGTCCGACGGCTCAGCTCTTCGATCTGCTGCAGGCGACCCTCTATCGGCATCACCCCTATGGGAAACCGGAGACGGGGACCGCTGAGAGCGTCGCCGGCATCGGGCGGGAGCACCTCCTGGATTGGTACAAGCGCATGGCGTTCCCGTCCGGATTGGTCATTGCGGTGGTCGGGGACGTGTACGCCGAGGATCTGTTCAGTTTCTTGGAGACGCTCTTCTCGTCCTTCACCGCCGCGCCGGATGGCCTGCCCGAAGTGTCGGGCGAACCGGCGCTTCTGGAACCTCGCCGGGCGCACCTCGAAAGGCCCGGGTCGCAGACGCACCTCGCGGTTGGATACCTGGGGGTTTCGATGAAGGATCCTGCCAACGCGCCCATGGCCCTTGTCGACGGCATTCTTTCCGGGATGGGGGGGAGGCTTTTTCGTGAACTTCGCGATAAGGAGAGCCTTGCTTATTCGGTGACGGCATTCAGGCGGCCGGGTCTCGAGACCGGCCTGTTTGCGGTTTATCTGGCTTGTGATCCGGCCAAGACCGTAACGGCCAAAGAAATGATCTTCAACGAACTGGCTAAGCTGCGGGATGCAGGGGTCTCTGAGGAGGAGCTGGCCGCATCCAAAAGATATCTGCTCGGACAAATAGCGATCGGGCGCGAGACCAACGGCAGCCAGGCGATGCAGATGTCGCTGGACGAGCTTTACGGGCTCGGCTATGATCACCAGGACCGCTTCATCGAGGCCATCGGGGCGGTTGCAACCGTTGACATCCAAAGGGCGGTCCAAGCCGTCTTCAGGCCCGAAGGCTGCGTCGTGGTGAGTGTTGGACCGGGGGCCGGCGAACCCTGA
- a CDS encoding DUF1285 domain-containing protein, with amino-acid sequence MGGISANMEKPNRDDNPREGLTTPPPCLIYVDREGKWYHKGAEIIRIDMIRMFCENMTLDEKGRYIITWNGKPCLLDVEDTAYVVRSVTWSSQQEAESGKFLLDLNDGSKELLKPETLRIKEGNIPYCQIKDGAFPARFNRQAYYQLAQHIVEIDGHFYLPADGRRYPL; translated from the coding sequence ATGGGAGGGATCAGCGCCAACATGGAAAAACCAAACAGAGACGACAACCCGCGCGAGGGATTGACGACACCGCCGCCCTGCCTGATTTACGTCGATCGGGAGGGGAAATGGTACCACAAGGGCGCGGAGATCATCCGGATCGACATGATCCGAATGTTCTGCGAAAATATGACGCTGGACGAAAAAGGCCGCTACATCATCACCTGGAATGGAAAGCCGTGCCTTCTGGATGTGGAAGATACGGCCTATGTCGTCCGCTCCGTTACCTGGTCATCTCAGCAAGAAGCAGAATCGGGGAAATTCCTGCTCGATTTGAATGACGGAAGCAAAGAACTCCTCAAACCGGAAACACTGCGTATAAAAGAGGGCAACATCCCCTACTGCCAAATCAAGGACGGCGCCTTTCCGGCGCGCTTCAACAGGCAGGCCTACTACCAGCTCGCCCAACACATCGTCGAAATCGACGGGCATTTTTACCTGCCGGCCGACGGCCGGCGCTATCCTCTGTAA
- a CDS encoding SurA N-terminal domain-containing protein, protein MLLSLMRKHAKSWLIKFLITIIALVFVFYFGYSFTSREGVKVAYVNGELISGLEYERAYADFVERMRSQYKDFWNEGMVEALQLKTRALEFLIQQKLLAQEAERLGFSVTKEEAQKTIMSYPAFQVDGRFDLNRYRLLLNHNRMAPEDFEAALRQDLLQEKLKQFIFAFTEVSEKELLEHFRFDNEKVKIQYALFSPNENADVELNEKAIKEYFEQNRPRYKIPEKMKVSYLEFNPDDLKEQVTVNEADVVQYYENNAKLYTKPEEVRARHILFKVPEGASEAQEKAVADVAAKVHAQALDGVGFAELAATYSESETRSKGGELGFFSKETVPVDLAVVKDMIFGLKAGEISEPVRTPSGYQIVKVEERRAGGLQPLDEVREKIEEILVKKTASEMAKDQALSLMDRLPYETPLTEFAVENDLSAKESDFFDSKTGLPELGPDPKRDLSTLFALQKFETSEIVEIGGKYYLFQVVERQEPRLPDFGEVEDQVKADYRAEVLLDEAKKRAESFLKALRGGESWDVMVSKENVAVETPPAFTRRGSVIGLGHNQAFNDAAFRLTHENPYPQEVFTNERGAYVMRWEGTEPVDMELFEKDKSHLHDLVIEIKHRQAFEGWLDDLRKHAKIEIVSPVENR, encoded by the coding sequence ATGCTGCTGAGTCTTATGAGGAAGCATGCCAAGTCGTGGCTGATCAAATTCTTGATAACCATTATCGCCTTGGTCTTTGTCTTTTATTTCGGGTACTCCTTTACCTCAAGAGAAGGTGTCAAGGTTGCTTATGTCAACGGTGAATTGATCAGCGGGCTGGAGTACGAAAGGGCCTATGCGGACTTCGTCGAGCGGATGCGTTCACAGTATAAGGATTTCTGGAACGAGGGCATGGTCGAGGCGCTGCAACTCAAAACCCGCGCGCTGGAATTCCTGATTCAACAAAAGCTGTTGGCTCAGGAAGCGGAACGCCTTGGTTTCAGCGTAACGAAAGAGGAGGCACAGAAGACCATCATGTCGTATCCCGCCTTTCAGGTGGATGGCCGCTTTGATTTGAACCGCTACCGACTGCTCCTCAATCACAATCGGATGGCGCCGGAGGATTTCGAGGCGGCGCTTAGGCAGGATCTGCTTCAGGAGAAGCTCAAACAGTTTATTTTTGCCTTCACGGAAGTGAGTGAAAAAGAGCTGCTGGAGCATTTTCGGTTTGATAACGAAAAGGTGAAGATCCAATACGCCCTTTTCAGCCCGAATGAAAACGCTGATGTAGAGTTGAATGAAAAAGCGATTAAGGAGTATTTCGAACAAAATCGGCCTAGGTACAAAATACCGGAAAAAATGAAGGTCAGTTATCTCGAGTTCAATCCCGATGACTTGAAGGAGCAGGTGACTGTCAACGAGGCCGACGTGGTTCAATATTACGAGAACAACGCCAAATTGTATACCAAGCCTGAGGAGGTCCGGGCGCGGCATATCCTTTTCAAGGTTCCTGAGGGTGCATCGGAAGCGCAGGAAAAGGCTGTGGCCGATGTGGCCGCGAAGGTCCATGCGCAAGCGCTGGACGGGGTGGGTTTCGCCGAACTGGCTGCTACGTATTCGGAAAGCGAGACCCGAAGCAAGGGGGGCGAGCTCGGCTTTTTTTCCAAGGAAACGGTTCCCGTGGATTTGGCGGTTGTCAAAGACATGATCTTCGGTTTAAAGGCCGGGGAGATCAGCGAGCCTGTTCGAACGCCTTCCGGATACCAGATCGTCAAAGTAGAGGAGCGCCGGGCGGGGGGTCTCCAGCCCCTGGATGAGGTGAGAGAGAAGATCGAGGAGATCCTGGTCAAGAAAACCGCTTCCGAGATGGCAAAAGACCAGGCCCTCTCATTGATGGACCGATTGCCCTATGAAACTCCTTTGACCGAATTCGCAGTCGAAAACGACTTATCGGCCAAAGAGTCCGATTTTTTTGATTCAAAAACCGGTCTGCCTGAACTTGGCCCAGATCCCAAGCGGGATCTCAGTACGCTTTTCGCTTTGCAAAAGTTCGAAACCAGCGAAATTGTCGAAATAGGGGGCAAATATTATCTGTTCCAGGTGGTGGAACGGCAAGAACCCCGTCTACCCGATTTCGGCGAAGTCGAGGATCAGGTGAAAGCGGACTACCGGGCGGAGGTTCTCCTCGATGAGGCAAAGAAGCGCGCCGAGTCTTTCCTCAAGGCCTTGCGTGGTGGGGAATCATGGGATGTCATGGTGAGCAAAGAAAATGTCGCCGTTGAGACGCCTCCGGCCTTCACACGCAGAGGCAGCGTCATCGGGTTAGGGCACAACCAGGCTTTCAACGATGCCGCATTTCGCTTGACCCATGAGAACCCCTATCCTCAAGAGGTTTTCACCAATGAGCGCGGTGCGTATGTGATGCGCTGGGAGGGAACGGAACCCGTAGACATGGAGTTGTTTGAAAAGGACAAGAGCCATTTACACGATTTGGTCATCGAGATCAAGCATCGCCAGGCCTTTGAAGGTTGGCTGGACGATTTGAGAAAACATGCCAAGATAGAGATTGTTTCCCCGGTGGAAAACCGATAG